A stretch of Cucumis sativus cultivar 9930 chromosome 2, Cucumber_9930_V3, whole genome shotgun sequence DNA encodes these proteins:
- the LOC101215139 gene encoding patatin-like protein 2, translating into MNPNFDKGELITILSIDGGGVRGIIPGTILAFLESKLQEMDDPEVRLADYFDVIAGTSTGGLVTAMLTAPDKNNNNRPLFAANKISEFYMKETPKIFPQRSHFLSGVFNLVGQAVGPKYDGKELRRVVNDLVGDLTLKQTLTNVVIPAFDIKILQPVIFTTNDAKISALKNPRLADVCLGTSAAPTFLPPHFFETKDDVTNATRTFDLIDGAVAVNNPTMAAITHVNREIAIHHQNSRVKANDTRRMLVLSLGTGLGKHEEKFNATQASKWGAVSWIFQSGSTPIIDFFSDASSDMVDYHVSTLFQSSNVQQNYLRIQEDSLTGNAALVDIATPENLLQLVKIGEDLLKKPVSRVNLETGKFESVDGEGSNGDALTKFAKLLHQERKLRLSTA; encoded by the exons ATGAATCCTAATTTTGATAAAGGGGAGCTCATAACAATTCTAAGCATAGACGGAGGCGGCGTCAGAGGCATCATCCCCGGAACCATCCTTGCTTTTCTAGAATCCAAACTTCAG GAAATGGATGATCCAGAAGTGAGATTAGCAGATTACTTCGATGTAATTGCGGGGACAAGTACAGGAGGATTAGTAACAGCTATGCTTACAGCTCCAGACAAGAACAACAACAATCGACCGTTGTTTGCAGCGAACAAGATTTCAGAGTTTTACATGAAAGAGACTCCAAAGATTTTTCCTCAAAGAAG CCATTTTCTTAGTGGAGTCTTCAATTTGGTTGGACAAGCCGTAGGGCCCAAGTATGATGGGAAGGAGCTGAGAAGAGTGGTGAATGATTTGGTGGGAGATTTAACTCTGAAACAAACATTGACAAATGTTGTGATTCCAGCTTTTGATATCAAGATTCTTCAACCTGTCATCTTCACCACTAATGAT GCAAAAATAAGTGCATTGAAGAATCCAAGGCTGGCGGATGTGTGCTTGGGGACCTCGGCAGCGCCCACGTTCTTGCCACCCCATTTCTTTGAAACTAAGGACGACGTTACAAATGCCACTCGCACTTTCGACCTCATTGATGGTGCCGTTGCAGTTAATAATCCA ACAATGGCAGCCATAACACACGTAAATAGGGAGATAGCAATTCATCATCAAAACTCAAGAGTAAAAGCAAATGATACAAGAAGGATGCTTGTTCTATCTCTAGGGACTGGATTGGGTAAACATGAAGAGAAATTTAATGCAACACAAGCATCAAAATGGGGAGCTGTTAGTTGGATTTTTCAAAGTGGTTCAACCCCAATTATCGACTTTTTTTCTGATGCTAGTTCTGATATGGTTGATTACCATGTTTCCACTCTTTTTCAATCCTCAAATGTTCAACAAAACTATCTTCGAATTCAG GAGGACTCATTAACTGGGAATGCTGCATTAGTGGATATAGCAACTCCAGAAAATTTACTACAGCTTGTGAAGATTGGAGAGGATCTACTAAAGAAACCAGTTTCAAGGGTTAATTTAGAAACAGGAAAATTTGAGAGTGTTGATGGAGAAGGTAGCAATGGGGATGCTCTCACCAAGTTTGCAAAATTGCTtcatcaagaaagaaaattaagactCAGTACTGCCTAA
- the LOC101215385 gene encoding patatin-like protein 2 has protein sequence MADKLATFEKGKKITILSIDGGGIRGIIPGTILAFLESKLQELDGPDARIADYFDVIAGTSTGGLVTSMLTAPNENNRPLYAAKDLTRFYIEHGPKIFPQRNYFLSSVVNMFGKVMGPKYDGKYLRSLINRLLGDITLKETLTQVIIPAFDIKLLQPVIFSTLDAKWDALKNPKLADVCISTSAAPTFLPGHEFQTKDSKGNTRNFDMVDGGVAANNPTLAALTHVTKEMSILRKRSELLKIKPMESKRMLILSLGTGVAKNDEKYSAAMASKWGMLGWIYHRGATPIVDIFSDASADMVDYHISSVFQSEHNDRNYLRIQDDTLSGDVSSVDIATQQNLLKLIEVGESLLKKPLSRVNLESGKFEALDGEGTNEKALAEFAQMLSDERKLRLSP, from the exons ATGGCAGATAAATTAGCTACATTTGAGAAGGGAAAGAAGATAACAATTTTAAGTATAGATGGTGGTGGCATTAGAGGCATCATTCCCGGAACTATTCTAGCTTTTCTCGAGTCTAAACTTcag GAATTGGATGGACCAGATGCAAGAATAGCAGATTACTTTGATGTAATTGCTGGTACAAGCACAGGTGGTTTGGTTACTTCCATGCTTACAGCTCCTAACGAGAATAATCGACCTTTGTACGCTGCAAAAGATTTAACCCGCTTCTACATCGAACATGGACCAAAAATCTTCCCTCAACGAAA TTATTTCTTAAGTTCAGTGGTGAATATGTTTGGAAAAGTTATGGGCCCAAAGTACGATGGCAAATACTTGAGATCATTGATAAACAGATTGCTTGGAGATATAACACTTAAGGAAACACTAACGCAAGTCATTATTCCTGCTTTTGACATTAAGCTTCTTCAACCTGTGATTTTCAGCACACTCGat GCAAAATGGGATGCGTTAAAGAATCCAAAACTGGCTGATGTTTGTATCAGTACCTCCGCCGCTCCCACTTTCTTACCTGGCCATGAATTTCAAACTAAGGACTCTAAGGGAAATACTCGTAACTTCGATATGGTTGATGGTGGAGTTGCTGCAAATAATCCA ACATTGGCTGCATTGACTCATGTGACAAAAGAGATGAGCATcttgagaaaaagaagtgaactTCTGAAAATAAAACCAATGGAATCAAAAAGGATGTTGATCCTTTCTTTGGGAACTGGTGTGGCTAAAAATGATGAGAAGTATAGTGCAGCTATGGCTTCCAAATGGGGTATGCTTGGTTGGATCTATCATAGAGGAGCAACACCaattgttgatatttttagTGATGCAAGTGCAGATATGGTGGATTATCATATTTCTAGCGTCTTCCAATCTGAACataatgatagaaattatCTTCGTATTCAG GATGACACATTGAGTGGTGATGTTTCGTCCGTGGATATTGCAACCCAACAAAACTTATTAAAGCTCATTGAGGTTGGAGAGAGTTTACTGAAGAAACCATTATCAAGGGTAAATTTGGAATCTGGAAAGTTTGAGGCACTTGATGGAGAAGGAACTAATGAAAAAGCACTTGCAGAATTTGCTCAAATGTTGTCTGATGAGAGGAAACTACGATTGAGCCCTTGA